From the genome of Erythrobacter litoralis, one region includes:
- a CDS encoding BON domain-containing protein has protein sequence MSVLRLLAILLAATIALPVSAALTLPATTETPAASEPVPAIAQEQDPAGDGRIAARIRGIFSELPQFGAVTVTVREGVVTLSGTVPDAEAIARAEAIAGRVSGVATVENQIRRDLSIERNLSVLGQAAEIGEKALAILPLLAVAAIIAALVGGFGYLLASFGFVWDRVAPNAFLAELIRTAVRFAFVVGGLVIALDMLGAGALLGALLGGAGVIGIALGFAMRDTVENYVASLMLSLRQPFRPNDHVLIDNLEGRVIRLTSRATILMTLEGNHLRIPNSQVFKAVILNYTRNPQRRFDFELGVDADDDPRAAMALGIEVLGGLRFVLENPAPAARIVNVGDSNIVIQFFGWIDQREADWFKSRSLAIAGVKDALEEAGFALPEPIYRLRFDGRTDPLPIGRSPRERDEPRKPRKVREASAEAEDIRPESEISELVEAERSTDPASSRDLLDEGRPVE, from the coding sequence GTGTCGGTGCTGCGCCTTCTCGCGATCCTGCTGGCAGCGACCATTGCCCTGCCTGTCAGCGCAGCATTGACGCTTCCTGCCACCACCGAAACACCAGCAGCTTCAGAGCCCGTCCCCGCGATCGCGCAGGAGCAGGATCCAGCCGGCGACGGCCGGATCGCGGCACGCATCAGGGGCATCTTTTCCGAACTTCCGCAATTCGGGGCCGTGACCGTGACGGTGCGCGAAGGGGTCGTGACGCTTTCCGGGACCGTGCCCGATGCCGAGGCGATCGCTCGCGCCGAGGCGATCGCCGGTCGGGTTTCCGGGGTCGCCACGGTCGAAAACCAGATCAGGCGCGATCTTTCGATCGAGCGCAACCTGTCGGTCCTCGGACAGGCCGCCGAGATCGGCGAGAAAGCGCTCGCTATTCTCCCGCTCCTGGCCGTTGCCGCGATCATCGCGGCACTGGTCGGCGGCTTCGGCTATCTGCTTGCGAGCTTCGGCTTCGTGTGGGACCGGGTCGCCCCCAATGCCTTTCTCGCCGAACTGATCCGCACTGCGGTCCGCTTCGCCTTCGTCGTCGGCGGGCTTGTCATCGCGCTCGACATGCTCGGCGCGGGCGCCCTGCTCGGGGCGCTGCTCGGCGGGGCAGGGGTGATCGGGATCGCACTCGGTTTTGCGATGCGCGACACGGTCGAGAATTACGTCGCCTCGCTGATGTTGAGCCTGCGTCAGCCCTTCCGGCCGAACGATCATGTCCTGATCGACAATCTGGAGGGCCGGGTGATCCGGCTAACAAGCCGGGCGACGATCCTGATGACGCTCGAGGGCAATCACCTGCGCATTCCCAATTCGCAGGTCTTCAAGGCGGTGATCCTCAATTACACGCGCAACCCTCAAAGGCGTTTCGATTTCGAACTCGGGGTCGATGCCGACGACGATCCGCGCGCGGCGATGGCGCTGGGGATCGAAGTGCTGGGCGGCCTGCGGTTCGTGCTCGAGAACCCGGCCCCTGCCGCGCGCATCGTCAATGTCGGCGATTCGAACATCGTCATCCAGTTCTTCGGCTGGATCGACCAGCGCGAGGCCGACTGGTTCAAGTCGCGAAGCCTCGCCATTGCCGGCGTCAAGGACGCGCTCGAGGAAGCCGGTTTCGCCCTGCCGGAGCCGATCTACCGCCTGCGCTTTGACGGGCGCACCGATCCGCTTCCGATCGGCCGGTCGCCGCGGGAAAGGGATGAGCCTCGAAAGCCGCGCAAGGTGCGCGAAGCGTCGGCGGAAGCGGAGGACATCCGCCCTGAAAGCGAGATCAGCGAATTGGTCGAAGCCGAACGCAGCACCGACCCCGCGAGCAGCCGCGATTTGCTGGACGAGGGGCGCCCGGTCGAGTGA
- the ppa gene encoding inorganic diphosphatase, with amino-acid sequence MRIDKIPTGNNPPDDLNVIIEVPTGGEPVKYEFDKESGALFVDRILHTPMRYPANYGFVPHTLSPDGDPLDALVISRSPFIPGCVVNARPIGVLNLEDEHGGDEKLVCVPVDTTFPYYSDVGETKDLPSIIFQQIEHFFTHYKDLEKEKWVRIGNWGTRAEAQQIVIEAIERARNGG; translated from the coding sequence ATGCGCATCGACAAGATCCCGACCGGGAACAATCCCCCCGACGATCTCAACGTAATCATCGAAGTGCCGACCGGCGGGGAGCCGGTAAAGTACGAATTCGACAAGGAATCCGGCGCTTTGTTCGTCGACCGGATCCTTCACACGCCGATGCGCTATCCGGCCAATTACGGCTTCGTGCCGCATACGCTTTCGCCCGATGGCGACCCGCTCGATGCGCTTGTGATCTCGCGCTCGCCCTTCATTCCCGGCTGCGTGGTGAACGCGCGCCCGATCGGCGTGCTCAACCTCGAGGACGAGCATGGCGGCGACGAAAAGCTCGTCTGTGTGCCGGTCGACACTACCTTCCCCTATTATTCGGATGTGGGCGAGACCAAGGATCTGCCCTCGATCATCTTCCAGCAGATCGAGCACTTCTTCACCCACTACAAGGATCTCGAAAAGGAGAAGTGGGTGCGGATCGGCAATTGGGGAACCCGCGCCGAGGCACAGCAAATCGTTATCGAGGCGATCGAGCGCGCCAGGAACGGCGGCTGA
- the hisS gene encoding histidine--tRNA ligase, with product MSKNTPKAVRGTQDIFGADAEAFAFVVETFERVRRLYRFRRAEFPVFERTEVFARSLGETTDVVSKEMYSFEDRGGESLTLRPEFTAGIARAFLTNGWQQHAPLKVATHGPLFRYERPQKGRYRQFHQIDAEIIGAAEPQADVELLAMADQLLKELGIEGVTLHLNTLGDAESREAWRAGLIDYFGRVKGDLSEDSQERLEKNPLRILDSKDPRDRAFLADAPRIDDYLSEEARGFFKAVTSGLEAAGVNWVRAESLVRGLDYYRHTAFEFIPDEGSAAAAALGAQSTVLGGGRYDGLMESLGGPATPAVGWAAGIERLAMLVAQEGETPADVIVVVEDDTLLADAIASIGKLRAAGFAAEMLATGSVRKRFDKASRMGAKSLVSFVSAESVRVRGERQGEIEALLA from the coding sequence ATGAGCAAGAACACTCCGAAGGCGGTTCGCGGCACGCAAGACATTTTCGGCGCCGATGCCGAAGCCTTTGCCTTCGTGGTCGAGACCTTCGAACGGGTCCGCCGCCTCTACCGCTTTCGCCGCGCCGAATTCCCGGTCTTCGAACGCACCGAAGTCTTCGCCCGGTCGCTTGGCGAGACGACCGACGTAGTCTCGAAGGAGATGTATTCCTTCGAGGATCGCGGAGGCGAATCGCTCACCCTGCGGCCCGAATTCACGGCGGGTATCGCACGCGCTTTTCTCACCAATGGCTGGCAGCAGCATGCGCCGCTGAAAGTGGCGACCCACGGCCCGCTGTTCCGCTACGAGCGCCCGCAGAAGGGCCGCTATCGCCAGTTCCATCAGATCGACGCCGAAATCATCGGCGCAGCCGAGCCGCAGGCGGATGTCGAATTGCTCGCCATGGCCGACCAATTGCTCAAGGAACTCGGCATCGAGGGCGTGACGCTGCATCTCAACACGCTTGGCGATGCGGAAAGCCGGGAGGCCTGGCGGGCCGGGTTGATCGACTATTTCGGCAGGGTGAAGGGCGATCTGTCCGAGGATTCGCAAGAGCGGCTGGAGAAGAACCCGCTGCGCATTCTCGATTCCAAGGACCCGCGTGATCGCGCCTTCCTCGCCGATGCGCCGCGGATCGACGACTATCTCTCCGAGGAGGCGCGCGGCTTCTTCAAGGCGGTGACGAGCGGTCTCGAAGCGGCGGGTGTGAATTGGGTGCGCGCGGAAAGCCTCGTGCGCGGGCTCGACTATTATCGCCACACCGCGTTCGAATTCATCCCGGACGAGGGTTCGGCGGCGGCCGCGGCGCTCGGCGCGCAGAGCACGGTGCTGGGCGGCGGGCGCTATGACGGGCTGATGGAAAGCCTCGGCGGCCCCGCGACCCCGGCGGTCGGCTGGGCCGCGGGGATCGAGCGGCTGGCGATGCTGGTTGCGCAAGAGGGCGAAACGCCAGCAGACGTAATCGTGGTCGTCGAGGACGATACGCTTCTTGCCGATGCCATCGCGTCGATCGGGAAGCTGCGTGCGGCAGGTTTCGCTGCTGAAATGCTGGCGACCGGCAGTGTTCGCAAGCGCTTCGACAAGGCGTCGAGAATGGGCGCAAAGAGCCTCGTTTCCTTCGTTTCTGCCGAAAGTGTCAGGGTCCGCGGCGAGCGTCAGGGCGAAATCGAAGCCCTGCTTGCATGA
- the prfA gene encoding peptide chain release factor 1, whose product MKIPPERLDQIANRFAELEARMASGTLDGEEFVQASRDYAELEPVAKIAREVKAIREEIAGLEDMLSDPEMKAMAEEELESLRADLPEKERSLAVAFLPRDAADAKPAMLEIRAGTGGDEAALFAGDLYRMYERFAAEQGWRVEPVSMNAAEVGGFKEIVANVSGQGVFAKLKFESGVHRVQRVPVTESGGRIHTSAATVAVLPEPDEVDVQIEDKDLKIDIYRASGAGGQHVNTTDSAVRITHLPSGIVVTQQDERSQHKNRAKAMQVLRARLYEKMRDEAEGAEAEARKAMVGSGDRSERIRTYNFPQGRVTDHRIGLTLHKLDEILAGPGLGELVDALTAEDEAKRLAALAG is encoded by the coding sequence ATGAAAATCCCCCCCGAACGCCTTGACCAGATCGCCAATCGCTTCGCCGAGCTCGAGGCGCGCATGGCTTCGGGCACGCTCGATGGCGAGGAATTCGTGCAGGCGAGCCGCGACTATGCCGAACTCGAACCGGTGGCGAAGATCGCCCGCGAGGTGAAGGCTATCCGCGAGGAAATCGCGGGGCTCGAGGACATGCTTTCCGACCCCGAGATGAAGGCCATGGCCGAGGAGGAGCTTGAAAGCCTGCGCGCCGATCTGCCCGAAAAGGAGCGCTCGCTCGCCGTCGCCTTTCTCCCGCGCGATGCCGCCGATGCCAAGCCGGCAATGCTCGAAATCCGCGCCGGGACGGGCGGCGACGAGGCGGCGCTGTTCGCGGGCGACCTCTACCGCATGTACGAACGCTTCGCCGCCGAGCAGGGTTGGCGGGTCGAGCCGGTCAGCATGAACGCGGCCGAGGTCGGTGGCTTCAAGGAAATCGTCGCCAACGTCTCAGGGCAGGGCGTCTTCGCCAAGCTCAAGTTTGAAAGCGGCGTTCACCGCGTCCAGCGCGTGCCCGTCACCGAAAGCGGCGGGCGCATCCATACATCGGCGGCGACCGTCGCGGTCCTGCCCGAGCCGGACGAGGTCGATGTCCAGATCGAGGACAAGGACCTCAAGATCGACATCTACCGCGCCTCCGGCGCGGGCGGACAGCACGTCAACACGACCGATTCGGCCGTGCGTATCACCCACCTGCCTAGCGGCATCGTCGTCACCCAGCAGGACGAGCGCAGCCAGCACAAGAACCGCGCCAAGGCGATGCAGGTCCTGCGTGCGCGCCTTTACGAAAAGATGCGCGACGAAGCCGAAGGGGCCGAGGCCGAGGCGAGGAAGGCGATGGTCGGCTCGGGCGACCGCTCGGAGCGCATTCGCACATACAATTTCCCGCAAGGGCGCGTGACCGATCACCGGATTGGTCTCACCCTGCACAAACTCGACGAGATACTGGCAGGTCCGGGGCTCGGAGAACTGGTCGATGCGCTGACCGCCGAGGACGAGGCGAAGCGGCTCGCAGCGCTGGCCGGATGA
- the prmC gene encoding peptide chain release factor N(5)-glutamine methyltransferase, producing the protein MSSAGDAIRGAAARLAATSDTARLDAEILMAHALRCSRSDMLLRRMPDPSPAKFERLVERRLGHEPVAYIIGVQEFFGREFRVDREVLIPRPDSETAIEAALDVLGDRRSGEIVDLGTGSGALLLTLLAERPGFTGIGLDRSEGALRVARDNAERLGLAARARFHRTDWTMPGPHGDAWYTALPLADLVIANPPYVEADADLAPDVREHEPAGALFAGADGLDDYRIIIPALRAMLIEGGAAVLEIGARQGDEVTGLAQAAGFAVEIRNDLAARPRAVILS; encoded by the coding sequence ATGAGCAGCGCTGGCGATGCGATCCGTGGAGCCGCCGCCCGGCTCGCCGCCACCAGCGACACGGCTCGGCTCGACGCCGAGATCCTGATGGCCCACGCGCTGCGTTGCAGCCGATCGGACATGCTGCTGCGGCGAATGCCCGACCCGTCTCCGGCGAAGTTCGAGCGCCTGGTCGAAAGGCGGTTAGGCCATGAACCGGTCGCCTACATAATCGGCGTTCAGGAATTCTTCGGGCGCGAATTCCGGGTCGATCGGGAGGTGCTGATCCCGCGCCCCGACAGCGAGACGGCGATCGAGGCCGCGCTCGACGTACTGGGGGACAGGCGCAGCGGGGAAATCGTCGATCTCGGCACGGGTTCGGGCGCGCTTCTGCTCACCCTGCTGGCAGAGCGGCCGGGCTTCACCGGCATCGGACTGGACCGGAGCGAAGGCGCACTGCGGGTGGCGCGGGACAATGCGGAGCGCCTTGGCCTTGCGGCGCGGGCGCGGTTTCACCGGACAGACTGGACCATGCCGGGCCCGCACGGCGATGCCTGGTATACCGCCCTGCCGCTCGCCGACCTCGTCATCGCCAATCCGCCCTATGTCGAGGCGGATGCCGACCTTGCCCCGGACGTGCGCGAGCACGAACCTGCGGGCGCGCTTTTCGCCGGGGCGGACGGGCTCGACGACTACCGGATCATCATTCCTGCCCTGCGTGCCATGCTCATCGAAGGCGGGGCAGCGGTGCTCGAAATCGGCGCGCGACAGGGCGATGAAGTCACAGGCCTCGCTCAAGCGGCCGGATTCGCTGTCGAAATCCGCAACGACCTCGCCGCCCGCCCGCGCGCGGTCATCCTTTCCTGA
- a CDS encoding DUF4167 domain-containing protein: protein MNNNRNNRRRGRGNRNSGGGNQLNRIDSRARGNAPQLLEKYKKLAQDAQHNGDRVQAEYYLQFADHYFRVIADNKARQEEARSKRGDDRSQSDDDDYGDDDDNNRRSDNKRGGNRRSRSRRDDRDDSDAQDGSSEGEEGFEGEPAENESSDEPKRRARKPRGENDKAPRKGDRAAPKRKPRAKKGEDGGEIDSSVLPPSIGRDEASSGDGDDNLETVG, encoded by the coding sequence TTGAATAACAATCGCAACAATCGCCGCCGTGGTCGCGGAAATCGCAATTCGGGCGGGGGCAACCAGCTCAACCGGATCGACAGCCGGGCACGCGGCAATGCGCCGCAGCTGCTCGAGAAGTACAAGAAGCTCGCGCAGGACGCGCAGCACAATGGCGACCGGGTCCAGGCGGAATATTATCTGCAGTTCGCCGACCACTATTTCCGCGTGATCGCCGACAACAAGGCGCGCCAGGAAGAGGCGCGCTCGAAACGGGGCGACGACCGCAGCCAGTCCGACGACGACGATTACGGCGACGACGACGACAACAACCGTCGCAGCGACAACAAGCGCGGCGGCAATCGCCGGTCGCGCTCGCGCCGGGACGACCGCGACGACAGCGATGCCCAGGACGGCTCGAGCGAGGGTGAAGAAGGCTTCGAAGGCGAGCCTGCCGAGAACGAAAGTTCGGATGAACCCAAGCGCAGGGCCCGCAAGCCCCGCGGCGAGAACGACAAGGCCCCCCGCAAGGGCGACCGTGCCGCTCCCAAGCGCAAGCCGCGCGCGAAGAAGGGCGAAGATGGCGGGGAGATCGATTCTTCCGTCCTGCCGCCTTCGATCGGAAGGGACGAAGCGTCCTCCGGCGATGGTGACGACAATCTCGAGACCGTCGGCTGA
- the lnt gene encoding apolipoprotein N-acyltransferase yields the protein MLGLLALAGLVWHLHDAPDWRAAAWRGYLFGWAHLTLANNWIATAFTHQAKMPEFLGWLAVPLLCIYLAIYPGLAALAAHLATRKLAPRSVGIGVFGTLFAAAWIVTEWVRSWAFTGYPWPPLGLMLLGGWDTPGIARYLPWLGTYALSGLAILLASGLIWAVAVRRWIVAGASALVMAAAMLLPGLDAEMTRPANAVRYALIQPLIPQDEINDGSKFEEQFQRIARLTRPGNGQSRLVLWPESAIPDYLEDGYPLRYYARMTAGADPEYARARIGQVIGADSTLLTGVVNLDIAPRADGRLGAVSARNSVLALSGQGAIEAHYAKAHLVPYGEYLPMEWALERLGLSRLTSGTIEYVAGPGPRTLDLGEHGRAGIQICYEIVFSGQVTDSQNRPDYIFNPSNDGWFGSWGPPQHLAQARMRAIEEGLPVLRSTTTGISAVIDANGLVRGAIGQGKAGRLDGYVPDPKPPTLFARLGNALPLGWAALLIVLALAVPRLLALRRSRG from the coding sequence ATGCTTGGGCTTTTGGCCCTCGCCGGGTTGGTGTGGCACCTGCATGACGCGCCTGACTGGCGCGCGGCGGCATGGCGCGGCTACCTTTTCGGGTGGGCGCATCTGACGCTTGCCAACAACTGGATCGCGACGGCTTTCACGCACCAGGCGAAGATGCCCGAATTTCTGGGCTGGCTCGCCGTGCCGCTGCTTTGCATCTATCTTGCGATCTACCCCGGGCTTGCAGCGCTGGCGGCGCATCTCGCCACTCGCAAGCTCGCTCCCCGGAGTGTCGGCATCGGGGTCTTCGGGACCCTTTTTGCCGCTGCCTGGATCGTCACGGAATGGGTCCGCAGCTGGGCCTTTACCGGGTATCCGTGGCCTCCGCTCGGCCTGATGCTGCTCGGCGGGTGGGACACGCCCGGGATCGCTCGCTATCTCCCGTGGCTCGGCACCTATGCGCTTTCCGGCCTCGCGATCCTGCTGGCGAGCGGGCTGATTTGGGCTGTCGCGGTCCGGCGCTGGATCGTCGCAGGCGCAAGTGCGCTGGTTATGGCGGCGGCGATGCTGCTGCCAGGCCTGGACGCTGAAATGACGCGGCCGGCCAACGCGGTGCGCTATGCGCTGATCCAGCCACTGATCCCGCAGGACGAGATCAACGATGGCTCCAAGTTCGAAGAGCAGTTCCAGCGCATCGCCCGGCTGACGCGGCCCGGCAACGGACAATCGCGCCTCGTCCTGTGGCCCGAAAGCGCGATCCCCGACTATCTCGAAGACGGCTATCCGCTGCGCTATTATGCCCGGATGACCGCCGGCGCGGACCCCGAATATGCGAGGGCGCGGATCGGGCAGGTCATCGGCGCGGATTCGACCTTGCTCACAGGGGTCGTCAATCTAGACATCGCGCCGCGCGCGGACGGCCGCCTTGGCGCGGTCAGTGCGCGCAATTCGGTGCTGGCGCTGAGCGGCCAGGGCGCAATCGAAGCGCATTACGCCAAGGCGCATCTTGTGCCCTATGGCGAATATCTGCCGATGGAATGGGCGCTCGAGCGCCTCGGCCTTTCTCGACTGACATCCGGGACGATCGAATACGTCGCAGGCCCGGGCCCGCGTACGCTCGATCTGGGTGAGCATGGTCGGGCGGGCATCCAGATCTGCTACGAGATCGTGTTCTCGGGCCAGGTGACCGATTCTCAGAACCGGCCCGACTACATCTTCAACCCTTCCAATGACGGGTGGTTCGGCAGTTGGGGGCCGCCCCAGCATCTCGCCCAGGCGCGGATGCGTGCGATCGAGGAAGGATTGCCGGTCCTGCGTTCGACCACCACCGGCATCAGCGCGGTGATCGACGCAAACGGCTTGGTTCGGGGTGCCATCGGCCAGGGAAAGGCCGGGAGGCTCGACGGGTACGTCCCGGATCCGAAGCCGCCGACCCTTTTCGCGCGCCTTGGAAACGCACTGCCGCTCGGCTGGGCCGCCCTGCTCATCGTCCTCGCGCTCGCCGTGCCGAGATTGCTTGCGCTGCGGCGTTCGCGCGGCTAG
- the metK gene encoding methionine adenosyltransferase — protein sequence MRSDFIFTSESVSEGHPDKVSDQISDAIVDLMLGKDPESRVACETMTTTQRVVLSGEIRCKPMYDDKNEEWKFNGYWAPGARDEIESAVRRTVKDIGYEQDGFHWKTLTFENHLHGQSAHIAQGVDAGAEGSNKDEGAGDQGIMFGFACDETPDLMPATLDYSHKILQQLAEDRKSGAAPFLEPDAKSQVTLRYVDGKPVACTAIVVSTQHAPGYHEGEKEAELKAYVKKVVGNILPEGFITDETAWHINPTGKFEIGGPDGDAGLTGRKIIVDTYGGASPHGGGAFSGKDPTKVDRSAAYITRYLAKNVVAAGLAKRCTIQIAYAIGVSEPLSLYVDTHGTCAEGVKDEAIEHAIRSIGKLGGLTPRAIRTHLGLNKPIYRTSAAYGHFGRPAEGDHFPWERTDLVDDLKAALS from the coding sequence ATGCGCAGCGATTTCATCTTCACTTCCGAAAGCGTTTCCGAAGGCCATCCCGACAAGGTTTCCGACCAGATCTCGGACGCGATCGTCGACCTGATGCTTGGCAAGGACCCCGAATCGCGGGTCGCCTGCGAGACCATGACGACCACCCAGCGGGTCGTCCTGTCGGGAGAGATCCGGTGCAAGCCGATGTATGACGACAAGAACGAGGAGTGGAAGTTCAACGGCTACTGGGCGCCGGGCGCGCGCGACGAAATTGAGAGCGCCGTTCGCCGGACCGTCAAGGACATCGGCTACGAACAGGACGGCTTCCACTGGAAGACGCTGACTTTCGAAAATCACCTGCACGGCCAGTCCGCTCATATCGCGCAGGGCGTGGATGCGGGCGCGGAAGGGTCAAACAAGGATGAGGGCGCGGGCGACCAGGGCATCATGTTCGGATTTGCCTGCGACGAAACGCCCGACCTGATGCCGGCGACGCTCGATTACAGCCACAAGATCCTCCAGCAGCTCGCCGAGGACCGCAAGTCGGGCGCAGCGCCATTTCTCGAACCCGATGCCAAGAGCCAGGTGACGCTGCGCTATGTCGACGGCAAGCCGGTCGCCTGCACCGCCATCGTCGTCTCGACCCAGCACGCGCCGGGCTATCACGAGGGCGAGAAGGAAGCCGAGCTCAAGGCTTATGTGAAGAAGGTCGTCGGCAATATCCTTCCCGAAGGCTTCATCACCGATGAAACCGCATGGCACATCAATCCGACCGGCAAGTTCGAGATCGGCGGACCGGATGGCGACGCAGGGCTCACGGGTCGCAAGATCATCGTCGATACCTATGGCGGCGCTTCGCCCCATGGTGGCGGAGCGTTCAGCGGCAAGGACCCGACCAAGGTCGACCGCAGCGCCGCCTACATCACCCGTTACCTCGCCAAGAACGTGGTTGCGGCCGGTCTTGCTAAGCGCTGCACGATCCAGATCGCCTATGCGATCGGCGTGTCGGAGCCGCTGTCGCTCTATGTTGATACGCATGGAACCTGCGCCGAGGGCGTAAAGGACGAGGCGATCGAGCACGCGATCCGTTCGATCGGCAAGCTCGGCGGGCTGACCCCGCGCGCGATCCGCACGCATCTCGGCCTCAACAAACCGATCTATCGCACGAGCGCGGCCTACGGCCATTTCGGCCGTCCGGCCGAGGGCGATCATTTCCCGTGGGAGCGCACCGATCTCGTCGACGATCTCAAGGCAGCGCTTTCCTGA
- a CDS encoding DUF418 domain-containing protein translates to MVVAPQPSSGRIAELDALRGIAVIGIVWMNVHVFALPIQAYYNPLAWGGESPLDRLVWAASFVFVEDKFRTLFAMLFGAGCLILFDRGRAASGPGKAWRAHYARMAVLFAIGLVHAILLANNDILRAYALAGLALPLLAPLSPRALVAVAIGLMALHVGAGIVTFGGGLYDWHMGRFSSDATFFMERNFGTDPAAVSFMLERGQETLRERVVRRVEGMPGQLSAIAASLPLNLSAIALGMAFWRGGMLAGRWRTFRLQRLAAVCALVAVPALLALAWFVAESGFPGALTGAASLVLSAPFDTLLGIAYAALAMAFFTPGGFATRRLATVGRLSLTNYLMTSVILASIFASWGFGLFGTVSRAEAFAFGFVPIMAMLAWSPTWIARFGQGPLERLWRGISGLFG, encoded by the coding sequence ATGGTGGTGGCGCCGCAACCTTCTTCCGGACGCATAGCCGAACTCGATGCCCTGCGGGGCATCGCGGTGATCGGCATCGTCTGGATGAACGTCCACGTCTTCGCGCTGCCCATCCAGGCCTATTACAACCCGCTCGCCTGGGGCGGCGAGAGCCCGCTCGACCGCTTGGTCTGGGCGGCAAGCTTCGTGTTCGTCGAGGACAAGTTCCGGACGCTCTTTGCCATGCTTTTCGGGGCGGGCTGTCTGATCCTGTTCGACCGCGGGCGCGCGGCATCGGGACCGGGGAAGGCCTGGCGGGCGCATTATGCGCGCATGGCGGTGCTGTTCGCGATAGGTCTGGTCCATGCGATCCTGCTTGCCAACAACGATATCCTGCGTGCCTACGCACTCGCGGGACTGGCCCTGCCGCTCCTCGCCCCGCTTTCACCCCGCGCGCTGGTCGCGGTCGCGATCGGTCTCATGGCGCTCCATGTCGGCGCCGGGATAGTCACGTTCGGGGGCGGGCTCTACGACTGGCACATGGGCCGGTTCTCGAGCGATGCGACCTTCTTCATGGAGCGCAATTTCGGCACCGATCCTGCCGCGGTGTCCTTCATGCTCGAGCGTGGGCAGGAAACTCTGCGCGAGCGGGTCGTGCGCAGGGTCGAAGGCATGCCGGGCCAGCTTTCGGCAATCGCCGCCTCGCTCCCGCTCAACCTGTCGGCGATCGCGCTCGGCATGGCGTTCTGGCGCGGCGGAATGCTCGCTGGAAGGTGGCGGACCTTCCGGCTCCAGCGGCTCGCGGCGGTCTGCGCGCTGGTCGCAGTCCCGGCCCTTCTGGCGCTGGCATGGTTCGTTGCGGAAAGCGGCTTTCCCGGCGCGCTTACGGGTGCAGCGAGCCTCGTCCTTTCGGCCCCGTTCGACACCCTGCTCGGCATTGCCTATGCCGCGCTCGCCATGGCGTTCTTCACGCCCGGCGGCTTTGCGACCAGGCGCTTGGCGACCGTCGGCAGATTGTCGCTCACCAATTACCTGATGACCTCGGTCATTCTCGCCTCGATCTTTGCATCTTGGGGCTTCGGCCTGTTCGGGACAGTGAGCCGCGCCGAGGCCTTCGCCTTCGGATTCGTGCCGATCATGGCGATG